Proteins found in one Triticum aestivum cultivar Chinese Spring chromosome 4D, IWGSC CS RefSeq v2.1, whole genome shotgun sequence genomic segment:
- the LOC123100386 gene encoding CEN-like protein 2 — MARVRNPLVVGKVIGEVIDNFNPMVNMTVTYSSDKQVSNGHEFLPSAVVSKPRIQVPGGDMRSFFTLVMTDPDVPGPSDPYLREHLHWIVTDIPGTTDASFGSEVVSYESPKPTIGIHRFVFVLFKQKKRQAVNPRAPSTRDCFNTRRFADENDLGLPVAAVYFNAQRETAARRR; from the exons ATGGCTAGGGTGCGAAACCCTCTCGTCGTCGGAAAGGTCATCGGGGAGGTCATTGACAACTTCAACCCGATGGTGAATATGACGGTGACCTACAGCTCCGACAAGCAGGTGTCCAATGGCCACGAGTTCTTGCCGTCGGCGGTCGTGTCCAAGCCACGTATTCAGGTCCCGGGCGGCGACATGAGATCTTTCTTCACTCTG GTCATGACGGACCCAGATGTGCCAGGGCCTAGTGATCCATACCTGAGGGAGCATCTCCACTG GATCGTCACTGATATTCCTGGCACCACTGACGCTTCTTTCG GGAGCGAGGTGGTGAGCTATGAGAGCCCGAAGCCCACCATCGGCATTCACCGGTTCGTCTTCGTGCTGTTCAAACAGAAGAAGCGGCAGGCTGTGAACCCTCGAGCTCCTTCCACCAGGGACTGCTTCAACACTCGCCGCTTCGCCGACGAGAACGACCTCGGCCTCCCGGTCGCTGCCGTCTACTTCAACGCGCAGCGGGAGACAGCGGCGCGCCGCCGCTGA